A window of Haloarcula marismortui ATCC 43049 genomic DNA:
CGCAGCTGGACATCCATCGTCGCTTCGACGCTCAGCCCGTCGCTTGATGTCCCGCCGTTGAACTCAACTGGCTTGCAGGTGACGCGCTCGAAGACGGGGTGCCACTCGTCGGTCTCGAACTCGTCGTCAACCGACGACCACCAGTCGATAGCGTCCTGAATGGCGTTGTTCTCCGGGCGCGAGGAGTGGCCGGACTCGCTGGTGGCGACATAGGTCCCGGCCAGCAGGCCGCGATAGCCAAGCGTGATGCCCTCCCAGCCGGAGGGTTCGCCGTTGATCACGGCACCGGGTTCCGACTCGCGGTCCTCAACGAGGAATCGAGCACCTTTCGAATCGACCTCCTCGCCGACGACGCCGACGAAGGAGGCTCCGGTGCGGACGGCCGCGACGGCCATCGCACACAGCGGCCCTTTCGCGTCGACGCTGCCGCGGCCCCAAAGCACGTCACCCTCATCGTCCTCCTCGACGCGAACCGGGATGTCGCCCGGGACGGTGTCGATGTGAGAGGTGAGCAAGACGCCGTCATCTGCGGGCGCGCGGACGTTGCCAACTTCATCGAGCCACGCCTCGCGGCCGTGGGCCTCGAAGAACTCGACTAACCGTTCGGCCGCCTCCGTCTCGTTCCGCGAGACAGACGGGATGCGGACGACAGCTTCGAGCAGGTCACGTGCCTCGGTGTCAGCCTCGCGGCTCGCGGCTTCGCTCATTCCACCACCTCCGCCATCGCGTCAACGACGGCGTCAGCGTGATCCTTGTCAATGGTCAGGGGCGGGAGCAGGCGGATAACCGTGCGGCCGGCCGGCAGCGCGAGCACCTGATGGTTCAATGCAAGCTTTTTCAGCGCCGCGTTCGCGCCGCGGCCGACCTCAACGCCGATCATCAGCCCCTCGCCGCGGATGTCCCGCACGTCGTCACCGATAGCTGCCTCCAGTTCAGTCAGGAGGTAATCGCCGATAACGGCGGCGTTGCCGGGCACCGAGTCCTCGATGATGGTCGAGACTGTTGCGCCGGCAGCCGCCGAGATGACCGGCCCGCCGGAGAACGTCGAGGCATGGGAGCCGTAGTCCTCGGCGATCCAGTCCCGGCACAGCGTCGCGCCGATAGGGAGACCATTTCCGAGGCCCTTCGCTGCGGTTATCATGTCCGGCGCGACGGCGGCGCGCTGGGAGTTCCACAGCGCACCGGTCCGTCCCATCCCGGTCTGGACCTCATCGAATATGAGTGCTGCCCCGGCGTCTTCGGTAATCTCCCGTGCGTCTTCGAGGTAGCCGTCCGAGGTAGGATTGATACCGCCTTCGCCCTGAACAGGTTCGACGATGAACGCGGCGGTGTCCTCGTCGACGGCTTCCTCAAGCGCCTCGCTGTCGTCGTAGGGGACGAACTCAACATCGCCGATGAGCGGCTCGTAGGGTTTCTTGTACTTGTTTTTCCACGTGGTCGCCAGCGCGCCCATCGTCCGGCCGTGAAAGCCCTGCATCGTCGCGACGATTTTGGAGTTCCCCGTCGCCGACCGGGCGAACTTCAGCGCGGCCTCGTTGGCCTCGGTCCCGGAGTTACAGAGCCAGGTCTTGTCAATCGGGTCCGGTGCGGTCTTGGCGAGCAGGTCGTACAGCGCCGTCCGTTCGGCGTTCGGATAGGACGCCTGAACGTACGTTATCTTCTCTAGCTGTTCGCTGACGGCGCTGTGGACCGCCGGGTGCTTGTGGCCCAGCGGGACACAGGCGTAGGATGCGCCCATGTCTAGATACTCTGTGCCGCTGTCGTCGTAGACGTAGGCACCGTCGCCACGTTCGATCTGGATAGGTTTCTCGTTGAAAACGAATCCGCTCATTGTTCCTCCGTCGCTGTCTGGTCTGTGTCCTGTTCGAGTGCGCTCGCGTGAACGTGGGTTCCGCCGCCGTCAAGCGCCGAGAGAATCGGTGACTCGGCGTTGGCGTCTGCCACCACGACCTCCGATGCGCCGCCGTCGAGCGCCTCCTCGGCGGCCATGATTTTCCGGCCCATGAAGCCCTCGGCGGCGTCTTCAAGAGCGTCCCAGTCGCTTGCCGTCTCGACCGATTCGATGAGCGTCGACGGGTCATCGGGGTCCGCGTAAACGCCCTCGACATCAGTGAGGAGCACCAACTGCGCATCGAGTTCGCCGGCGATGGCCGCGGCCGAGCGATCGGCGTCGGTATTCACTGGAATTACCTCACCGTCATCGTCTCCCGCCATGGGTGGCCCAGCCACCGGCGTGTACCCATCGCCGAGCAAGGTCTCCAGCAGGTCACCGTTGACCTGCTTGATCGTGCCCGAGTGGTCGCCGCGGCGAATCTTCTTCTTCCCGTCCTCGACGACCCGCACTGCGGACTTCCGCGGTCCGTAGAGCAGTTTGCCGTCGACGCCGGTGAGCCCGACCGCATCGACGCCCTCGCTCTGGAGGCCGGCGACGAGCTGGGTGTTCAGATGCCCGAAGGCCATCTCGAACACCTCCATCGTGGTCTCGTCGGTGAACCGGCCGACGACGCCCGACGGTGTCTCGACGTATTCAGGCTCGACGCCGAGCCGTTCGAGCGTCTCGTCGACTTTGGTGGAGCCGCCGTGTACCACGACGACCTGCTCACCATCGGCCACTAACGATGCCACGTCCGCAAGCGCCCCCGCAGGGTCGACCGCGCGAGCGCCACCGACTTTGATAACGACTGTCATAAGAACTCAGGTCAGGGGTTACGGTGCGCCGACGGGGTGGAGCCCCTGGAACTCCAGCCCCGCCGTCTCTTCGATGCCGAGGGCGACGTTGGCCGCGTGGACGGCCTGCCCCGCCGACCCTTTCATCATGTTGTCGATGGCCGAGAACACGACCAGTCGCTTGTTGCCGGGGTCGAGTTCGAAGCCGACCTCGGCGCGGTTCGTCCCTGCAACTGACTTGGGTTCGGGGTAGCGGTAGACGCCACCGCCGCCGGCGACGAGTTCGACGAAGGGTTCGTCCTCGTATTCGCCGCGGTAGGCACCCCAGAGGTCGCCCTTCGAGACGCGCTGTTCGGGGAAGACGTGACAGGTCGCGCTCGCGCCGCGGATCATGTCCACCGCGTGGACGGTGAAGGACACGTCGATGCCGAGGAACTGCTGTATCTCGGCCTCGTGGCGGTGGCCCGTCGGCGCGTACGGACGGACGACGCCCGAGCGCTCGGGGTGGCTCGACGCCTCGCCGCCGCCGGCCCCGCCCTCGCTTGACCCGACCTTCACGTCGACGACGATTTGCTCGTCGCCGCTCAGGATGTCGGCCTCGAACAGCGGGAGTAGGCCCAGGATTGTCGCCGTGGCGTTACAGCCGCCGGAGGCGATGAGGTCCGCGCCTTCGAGGTTGTCGCGGTTGAGTTCCGGCAGCGCGTACTCGCTCTGTTCGAGGAGTTTCGGGCGTGTGTGCCCGTCGTACCACTCGTCGTACTGGGCCTCGCTCTCGAGGCGGAAGTCCGCCGAGAGGTCGACGACTGTGCCGGCGGCCTCCTGAAACGCGTCTATCTGCTCCATCGAGACGCCGTGGGGCGTCGCAGCGAACAGCACGTCGACCGACTCCAGGTCTTCCGGCGAACTAAAGCGTAGGTCCGAGTGCCGAAGGTTCGGGTGCGAGTGCCCGATAGTCTTGTTCTCCTTCGAGCGGCTGGTCGCCTGTGCCAGTTCGAACTCGGGATGGCCGTCAAGCAGGCGAAGCAGTTCCCCGCCGGTGAAGCCGGAGCCGCCGACGACGCTTGCCGTGTACGTCATGCTGTCACCTCGGCGTCGGTTTCGGTCGCCGCCTTCTGTTCGAGCCAGTCGACAACCTTCGCGGGTACGTCCACGTCGGTGACCTCGTTCAAGGCCTTGAATTCGACAGTGTGGTTGACCTCGTGGACCGTGTAGTCCTCGAACTCACGCGCTCGCGGCTCGCCTTGCTCACGGCTGTCGCCGTTTGCATTCGAGGCGCGTTGCGCCTCGCTCTCGCCGCTCGCGTCTTGGGTGTCGCTTTGCGACACCCCAACCTCCATCAGGTCGATACCGAGCAGCCCGCCCCCGACCGCGTCGGAAGCCTTCTCGACTAGTTCCAGTGCGCGGTCGTCGAGTTCGAACTCGTTGGTCTCAGCGCCCTTGGCAGCGTTGGTGAGCCAGTGGTCCGAGGAGCGGACCATCGCCGCGATGGGCTCGCCGTCGACAGCCAGCACGCGCATGTCGCGGCCGGGCTTTTCCACGAACTCCTGTACGTAGAAGATCTTGTGCTCGTAGTGGCCAAGTGTCTCCTTGTGTTCGAGGATAGCCTCAGCGGCCGAGCGGGAGTCGATCTTCGCCATCAGGCGACCCCACGAGCCGACAACGGGTTTGAGGACGCAGGGGTAGCCGAACTTCTCGATGGATTCCAGCGCGGCGTCCTTCGTGAACGCCACGTCGGTGTTGGGCGTCGGCACGCCCGCGGCCTCTAACGCGAGGCTGTTGTTGACCTTGTCCGCACAGGTGTCGGCGACCTCGGGACCGTTGACGACCGGCACGCCGTAGGCCTCCGCGAACTTCGTCGCGTACACGCTACGACTGGTCGCCAGACAGCGGTCGACGACGATGTCCAGATCCTCGAAGGCCTCGGGGGCCTCGTGGATATTGAACTGCTGTTTGCGAACGTCTATTTTCTCGATCTCGTGGTCGCGCTCGCGCAGTTCCGACAGGAGCAGCTTCTCGTCCCGGCGGATGCGCGAGTAGAGGAGTCCGACTTTCATACTGAGTCCTCCGTGGGTTCGCGGCTCGCAGCGTCGAGCGCCACGGTCACGTACGGCGCCGAGCGCCGCGCCACCGCGAACACCTCACTCACCCCAGTCCTCTTCGAGCTCGGGTGCGCTGTCGAGCTCGACAGGGTCGGCGCCAACGACTTCCAGTTCGGCACCGCAGGTGGCACAGTCAACGATCTCTCCGACTTCGAGGTTGTCGTGCAGGGACACGTCCGCCCCACACTCGATGCATTCTGCCATTGTAGTTCATCCTGTGACAGGGATACACTTAAAGCCTTCGAACATATCAGAATGTTTTAATTAGATATACCGCGCTCTAATGGTATCAAAGCCCTATATCCGCCATGTCTCTGAGTTGTATATCAGAATTATGGTATAATTGTCCCACGAGGGGACGGTGGTCGCTCAGACATACCGGTCCACCTCCGTCTGGCGGCGGTCAGCCGCCTGTGAAACCGCCTGCCGGCGGTCAGCCAGTACCTCGCGGTCAGCGGCGAGGGCGTCCACTGCTACCGACACCTGCTCGGCAACAGCGTCGGGGGCCGGGCCGCCGCGAGAGTCCCGCATCGCGACACTTTCCGTCGGGTCGAGTGCGGCCTCCAGCGCGTCGCGGTCGACGTAAGTTGACAGGGGTTCGCCGAGCACGTCCTCGGCCAGCCCCGACAACGCCTCGTAGTCGGGCGCGTCTTCCTCGGGCCCCAGACCGGCGGCGGCCTCGGCAACGACCTCGTGGGCCGTGCGGAACGGCACACCGGCCATCGCCAGCAAGTCCGCCACGCCAGTCGCCGTCGCAAATCCGTCAGTGGCCGCCACTTCGAGCGTCTCGGCGGGCCAGTCAGCGGTCGCAACCGCGCCGGCGGCGACTTCCACGCTTTCGGTGACGCTGTCGATGGCGTCCCAGGCATGGCGGCCGGCGCGCTGCAGGTCGCGGTTGTACGCCCGGGGCTGGCCCTTCAGGTTAGTCAGCAGGCCGTTTAGCCCGGCGACGGCGTCACCCGTGCGTCCACGGACCAGTTCCAGTGTGTCGGGGTTCTTTTTCTGGGGCATAATCGACGACGTCGAGGCGTAGTCGTCGTCGAGGGCGACGTGACCCTTGCTCGCCATCACGACCACGTCCTCGGCCAGCCCCGACAGGGTCGTCGCCAGCGTTGCCACGGCGCTGGTCGTCTCGACGAGGAAGTCGCGCGTCGCCGAGGCATCCATCGAGTTCTCCGCCACCGAGTCGAACCCGAGCAGTGCCGCGGTGCGCTCGCGGTCCACGTCGAAGGGCGTCCCCGCGAAGGCGGCCGACCCGAGGGGGTTCTGGTTGACGCGCTCGTAGGCATCCAGCAGGCGCCCGGTGTCGCGCTGGAGCGCCTGTTCGTAGGAGAGCACCCAGTGAGCGACCGTCGTCGGCTGGGCGGGCTGGAGATGCGTGTAGCCGGGCATCACCGTCCCGTCCTCGGCGCGAGCGACCTCGATGAGTTGCTCGCGGGCACCGACGACGGTCTCAATGAGGTCCAAAATGTCCTCACGCAGGCGGTAGCGGATGCAGGCCGCCACCTCGTCGTTGCGCGAACGGGCAGTGTGCATCTTCCCGCCGTCCGGGCCAACGCGCTCGATGACGGCGCTCTCTATCGCCTCGTGTACGTCCTCGCCGTCGGGTAGCGCGTCATGGCCTGCGTCCTCCACGTCCGCCAGCGCGGCCAGCACGTCGCCGGCCGTCTCGCGGTCGATGATCTCCCGTTCGGCCAGCATCACGACGTGGGCGCGGTCGACGGCCAGGTCGGCCGCGAAGATGCGCTCGTCGTCTGACAGCGAGGAGAGGAACGACCGGGCGGGCCCGCCCGCGAAGCGGTCCCGGCGGACGACCGTCTCGTCGCGGTCGTCGGCGTTTGCCGTCTCGTGGTCCTCGCCGTCGCTCATTCGCTTACTCCTCCGTGTCCTCGCTCGCGGCGTGGTCGCCGCTGCCGTCCGTTACGGCTGCCCCTTTTTTCGCATCGTCCAGAATCTTGTTCGCGAGGCGGGACTGGAAGCCGTGGTACTTCGCGACGCCGGTCGCGTCCTGCTGGGTGATACCGCCGGAGACATCCTCCTCGTTGAACGAGGCCGCCGACTCGCTGTAGACGGCGTAGTCGGACTCGCGCGAGACCGGGCGGCAGTGGCCGCCTTCGAGTTTCACCGTCACAGTGCCAGTGACGCGCTCGTTGGTGTCGTCGATGAACGCTTCGAGTGCGCCCGTCAGCGGCGCATCGACGAGGCCCTGATAGGCCTTCTGGGACCACTCCTGATCGACCTGAGCCTTGAACTGGCGTTCTTCTTGTGTGAGCACCAGTCCTTCGAGCGCCTCGTGGGCCGTCAGCAGCACCGTCGCGGCGGGGTGCTCGTAGTTCTCGCGGACTTTCAGCCCGAGCATGCGGTCCTCCATCATGTCCGTGCGACCGATACCGTGGGCACCCGCCTGCTTGTTGAGTTGTTCGATGAGTTCGACCCCGCCGAGTTCCTCGCCGTCGACGGCAACGGGAACGCCGTCTTCAAATTCGACCTCGACGAGTTCGGCATCCTTGTCCGAGGGGTTGTCCGTCCACTTGTAGATGTCGTCGGCTGGAATAGTGCTCGGGTCTTCGAGTTCAGATCCCTCGATGGAGCGGCTCCAGAGGTTCGTGTCGATCGAGTAGCGACCGCCGTCGCCGCCCTCGACGGGCAGGCCCTTCTCCGCGGCGTACTCGTTCTCCCACTCGCGGGTCAGCCCGAGTTCGCGGACCGGTGCGATGACATCGAGGTCGGAGTCGCGCCAGACGGACTCGAAGCGGAGTTGGTCGTTGCCCTTGCCGGTACAGCCGTGTGCGACGGCCGAACAGCCCTCATCTTCGGCGACTGAGAGAATGGCTTTGGCGATGACCGGGCGCGCGAGAGCGGTCCCGAGCGGGTAGCCCTGGTAGTCAGCGTTAGCCTTGACGGCTTCCATACAGAGGTCTGCGAACTCCTCGGTGGCGTCGACGACGTGCTGTTCGACGCCCAGTGCCTCGGCGGTCTCCTCGGCCTCCTCGAACTCGTAGTCGGGCTGGCCAACGTCGACGGTAACGCCGATGACCTCGTCGTAGCCGTACTCTTCTTTCAGCAGCGATACGCAAACTGTCGTGTCGAGCCCGCCCGAGAAGGCGAGCGCGACGGTTCCGTTTCCTTCTGGCATGGATGTGTTCTGGATTGGTTCCGTGGTGTGCCTGTCGGTTTCTCGATCAAACAATGGATCGAGTATCCCATCGAACCGACGACGACGGCGTCTAGCGACGAAGCGAACCTGTCAATTGAAGAGTAAGTAGTAGTGGGCCTAGAAACGGCCCGGTCGTCGTCGTCGTGGGGAGAAACGGAGGGACCCCTCGCTGTCCGCAGCGAGCATCGTGGAGAGAGGGGTCCGCGTCATGTACTTCCTGCTGTGTGACTCGGGTACTAATAGTTTCCGTGTTCACAGTGGCGTGTGAATAGACAACAAACACCGGACATCAGCAGTCATCGCGTCGCCCATAGCGACCAGCACCGGCAGCAAACTGGCGTGTGACGAGCGTTAAACGGTGTATTCGTCTTCGGTCTGGCTATTGGCCAGCATCGACAGTGTCGGACCCGCCACCCGGCGACTCGGTTTCCTCGCCATTGGTGGCCGTCTCGTTGGCTGGCGTAGCGTCGGCAACGTCCGTCCGTTCACCCGCCGGGGTCCGCTCCGGCCCGGCCCCCGGGCGGTCACCCACTTCGGTTCGGTTCGCCGCATCACTGCCGCGGTCACCGGCAACCTCAGGTCGAGCCTGCTGCCCGACGTTCGGGCCGGCGATACCCTGTGCGATAGCGGCGACTTCCGGTCCGCTCAGTTCGCTCGCGCGCTGTGAAAGGGTCTTGATCGCCGTCGCATTGATCCCCTTCTTTTCTAGCACTTCAGTGGGGAGCTGACTGGCGGTTTCGTTCGTCTCGGTAGCCAGTCGCTGAACGTTCCTCGTCTCCGCGTGGAGCTGGGCGGCCTTCGCCCGGTACTCGCCCTCACTCATCGAGCCGTTCTCGCGGGCTTGCTCCAGCGCTTGCTTTCGCTGTTGGAGTTCTTCGAGTCGGGCCTCGGAGTCGTTCACCTGCTCGGCGACGACGGATGCCTTCGCAGCGTCAGTGTTCGCCTGTGCGATGCGGACCCCGAAGGTCCGTGACTGGACCTCGCCGTCCAGTTCAGCTTCCTGCACGCTGACGACGCCTGCCAGCTGTGCGCCGGGGGCCGTCGGGTTCTCGTTGGCCTGTTCAGTCACCGCTTCCGTTTCCTGTGCCATCGTTGCGGCGGGCACTGCGGCGAGCGTGCTCACCACGAGCAGCAGCGCCAGCAATACCGGGGTGGCTCGTCTCATTCTATCCAGTACTTGTCCACCCAAGACCCTATAAATAGGCGTCAGTGATGCCGGGTTAGCGCCGATTAAGCCGGATTAAAACCGCAATACTGCGCTCGAACCAGCTGACAGGTTCCGGTGAACGGTCGGTGTCTTTATTACTGTGTTTCGCCGTCGCTGTCGGTTCCGTCGCCCTCACCGCCGTTGCCACCAGTCACGTCAGTGTCCGGCAGTGTCACCACGTTCTCCCGGCCGATGCGGAACGTTTCGACCTTGTCCTCGTCGCGCAAGCCGCCAATGACCTGACTCGTCTTGGCGTCGGTCCAGTCGAGTTCGCCGGCCACCTGCTGTTGTTTGAGCCGCCCGCCGTTCGAGTCGAGCAGTTGCAGGACCTGCTCCTCGTTGCTCAGGAGTTCGGCCGGCGGTGCGCCAGCGTCGGCATCCGTGCCGGCGGGGGCCTCCGTGTTTGAATCGTCAGATTCGACCATCGACGCCGGTGGTTCGGCCAACTCACCGCCGCCAAGGACACCGTACCGTCGAAGGGCATACGCTCCGGCGGCGATGCCGACCAGCGCGAGGAGTCCGCCGACGAGGAGGCCGTTCGACCCGCTGTCACCGCCAGCGCTGTCCCCCGAAGTGACAACCACTCGTGGCTCCGATTCCCCGAACGTCTGTTGGCCCCGCCAGGTGACAGAGTCGTTCTTCCGTTCGTCGACCTGTGGCGCGACGGAGTCGGCCTGATAGCCTGCCGGCCAGCGGACAGTCAGTGAGGTCTCGCTGTCCAGAAACAGCCCCGAGAGCGCGTCGCCGATTTCGAGGCGGTCACCGGAGACGCCGGCGAAGTTTGTCCACTGGAACCGGTAGGTGATAACGCCGTACGTCTGGCCGAACGTGTCTTCTCGCGCGCTCACAGTGACGTTCTCGATAGCCATCTCGCGGCCGGTCGCGTTCTCCGCGGCCCCGGCAGTGCGTTGCATCCGGCTCTCGAAGCGGTCCGTGTACGCTGCAGGGTTTGCCTGGATATCCGCTCGCAGGTCCTCGAAGGCCTGCGTGGCGTTGTCGTCGTCTAACCGGATGCGGTAGGCGACCGTCCAGTCGGCGGCCCCATCTGGTCCCACGTCAGCGGTCATCACGACCACGTCTGCATCGACAGACTGCTGGCCGAGGCTACCGAAACCGGCCCCGGTCGCTGTCGGTACAAGCAGTGCTACTGCGACGAATACGACTACCAGCGTTCCAGCGCTCCGGCCCATCCTACCGCGGCTACCTTCTCAGCAGGTATATCGTTTATTGCCGATTGTGTGAACTGATACGCTGCGGCCTTACATCACATGCCGCATCTCTGCCGGAGCCTGAATCGCCGGCCGCTGTGGCCACAAGGGGTTTGCCACGTGAGGGAGTCCTGTCGAGCATGGACAGAGCGAAACTCGACGTGGACACCCTGCTGAAGATTGTCCTCGTCCTCATTGTCGTCTGGTTGGTGCTCGAAATTATCGGTGGGGTTCTGGGACTGTTAGGCTGGCTTCTGGGGCCGCTCCAGCCGATACTCGGCGTGGTTCTGGTCGTCCTCATCGTCCTGTGGCTGCTTGACCGGCTGTAGGACCGCGCTCTTTTTCCCGACAGCAAGCGACCCGCTCACTGTGTACAGCATCAACGTCCCGCTCCCGTCAGCAGTCACGTCGCTGGCGGCCGACCTTGCGGCGGACCTGCCGCTCGCACAGCGACGAGGCCGGGGCGAGCACACGCTGGTCGCCAAGCGGCTGGGCGGTGGCGACCATGCGGCCTACGCTCGACTGGAAGCACAGGGTCGGGAGGCGCTTCGCGGCCAACCGGCGTTCGAGGCGAAGATTGCAGGCGTCGAGCAGTTCGAAACAGCCGTGACCGGGCCATCGCCGGTGGTGTATCTCGCCGTCGAGAGCCCCGGACTGGTCGCCTTGCACGAGCGGCTCTGCGAGCGGGTCGACCCGGTCGACGAAATGGAAGGCGACGCGTACGTCCCGCACGTGACCGTCGCCCGCGGCGGGGACTTGGACGCGGCCGCACGGCTGGTCGAGCGAGACATCGAACCGATTCGGTGGACCGTCGACGAACTCGCCTTTTATGACGCCGACCGAAACCAGCCGGTCAGCTGGGTGTCGTTGCCGGCGTAGCGCTGCTCAGTTGTCTGTCCTGGCACAGTGGCGAACAGGCGGCACGCGTCGGTTCCGGCGCGGTGGTGCCGCACAACTGCTATTCGCGCCGGGCTATGGTTACGTCACAGCGGCTGTGGTCTCGGCTTCGGATATAAACGGTTGGACCGAAAGCAATGCTTTTGGAGCGGCCTACCATCCACTACAAATATGGATTACCGCGAAGTCGACAGTACGTCCGAGTTCGTCTGCCGACTGGAGCACGGTGGGGACTGGCGCGCGCAGATCGAGGCCTTCGCGGACGAACAGGGCATCGACGCCGGCTTTTTTTACGGGCTTGGGGCAGTGCAGGACGCGGAACTCATGTTCTACGACCAGGACCGGACCGAGTACGACTCGCTGACCTTCGACGAACCGCTTGAGGTCGCCGCCTGTATGGGCAATATCTCGCATTTCGACGGGGAGCGGTTCGCCCATACACACGCCGTCCTCTCGCGGCCCGACGGCGAGGCGGTCGCCGGCCATCTGAACGCCGGCACCGTCTGGGCGGGTGAACTGTACGTCCGCGGGTTCGATACGGAACTCCAGCGGGAGCACGACGAGCCGACCGACCTGGACCTCTGGAATATCTAAGATGCGGGAGGCCGACGAACAGTACTTCGAAACGCTCGAAACCCAGCTCGAAGCCGCCTTCGACGTCGCCGAGCGGGCCAAAGAGCGCGGTGGCGACCCAAAGCCCGAAGTCGAGATTCCGACCGCCCGTGACATGGCCGACCGGGTCGAGAACATCCTCGGCATCGACGGCGTTGCCGAGCGAGTGCGGGAACTGGAAGGACAGATGTCCCGCGAAGAAGCCGCACTGGAGCTGGTCGAGGACTTCGTCGAGGGGACTGTCGGCGACTACGACAGCC
This region includes:
- a CDS encoding [LysW]-lysine hydrolase, coding for MSEAASREADTEARDLLEAVVRIPSVSRNETEAAERLVEFFEAHGREAWLDEVGNVRAPADDGVLLTSHIDTVPGDIPVRVEEDDEGDVLWGRGSVDAKGPLCAMAVAAVRTGASFVGVVGEEVDSKGARFLVEDRESEPGAVINGEPSGWEGITLGYRGLLAGTYVATSESGHSSRPENNAIQDAIDWWSSVDDEFETDEWHPVFERVTCKPVEFNGGTSSDGLSVEATMDVQLRVPPEYSTGEIREIADGFLENDTVNWDDKVEPVMQSPRTSAARAFRAAIRQQGGEPTLLRKTGTSDMNVYAKTWDCPMVTYGPGDSDLDHAPNEHLPLDEYDRSVAVLETATERLLED
- a CDS encoding aspartate aminotransferase family protein; its protein translation is MSGFVFNEKPIQIERGDGAYVYDDSGTEYLDMGASYACVPLGHKHPAVHSAVSEQLEKITYVQASYPNAERTALYDLLAKTAPDPIDKTWLCNSGTEANEAALKFARSATGNSKIVATMQGFHGRTMGALATTWKNKYKKPYEPLIGDVEFVPYDDSEALEEAVDEDTAAFIVEPVQGEGGINPTSDGYLEDAREITEDAGAALIFDEVQTGMGRTGALWNSQRAAVAPDMITAAKGLGNGLPIGATLCRDWIAEDYGSHASTFSGGPVISAAAGATVSTIIEDSVPGNAAVIGDYLLTELEAAIGDDVRDIRGEGLMIGVEVGRGANAALKKLALNHQVLALPAGRTVIRLLPPLTIDKDHADAVVDAMAEVVE
- a CDS encoding acetylglutamate/acetylaminoadipate kinase, with the translated sequence MTVVIKVGGARAVDPAGALADVASLVADGEQVVVVHGGSTKVDETLERLGVEPEYVETPSGVVGRFTDETTMEVFEMAFGHLNTQLVAGLQSEGVDAVGLTGVDGKLLYGPRKSAVRVVEDGKKKIRRGDHSGTIKQVNGDLLETLLGDGYTPVAGPPMAGDDDGEVIPVNTDADRSAAAIAGELDAQLVLLTDVEGVYADPDDPSTLIESVETASDWDALEDAAEGFMGRKIMAAEEALDGGASEVVVADANAESPILSALDGGGTHVHASALEQDTDQTATEEQ
- the argC gene encoding N-acetyl-gamma-glutamyl-phosphate reductase, translated to MTYTASVVGGSGFTGGELLRLLDGHPEFELAQATSRSKENKTIGHSHPNLRHSDLRFSSPEDLESVDVLFAATPHGVSMEQIDAFQEAAGTVVDLSADFRLESEAQYDEWYDGHTRPKLLEQSEYALPELNRDNLEGADLIASGGCNATATILGLLPLFEADILSGDEQIVVDVKVGSSEGGAGGGEASSHPERSGVVRPYAPTGHRHEAEIQQFLGIDVSFTVHAVDMIRGASATCHVFPEQRVSKGDLWGAYRGEYEDEPFVELVAGGGGVYRYPEPKSVAGTNRAEVGFELDPGNKRLVVFSAIDNMMKGSAGQAVHAANVALGIEETAGLEFQGLHPVGAP
- a CDS encoding RimK family alpha-L-glutamate ligase, translated to MKVGLLYSRIRRDEKLLLSELRERDHEIEKIDVRKQQFNIHEAPEAFEDLDIVVDRCLATSRSVYATKFAEAYGVPVVNGPEVADTCADKVNNSLALEAAGVPTPNTDVAFTKDAALESIEKFGYPCVLKPVVGSWGRLMAKIDSRSAAEAILEHKETLGHYEHKIFYVQEFVEKPGRDMRVLAVDGEPIAAMVRSSDHWLTNAAKGAETNEFELDDRALELVEKASDAVGGGLLGIDLMEVGVSQSDTQDASGESEAQRASNANGDSREQGEPRAREFEDYTVHEVNHTVEFKALNEVTDVDVPAKVVDWLEQKAATETDAEVTA
- the lysW gene encoding lysine biosynthesis protein LysW, translated to MAECIECGADVSLHDNLEVGEIVDCATCGAELEVVGADPVELDSAPELEEDWGE
- the argH gene encoding argininosuccinate lyase; this encodes MSDGEDHETANADDRDETVVRRDRFAGGPARSFLSSLSDDERIFAADLAVDRAHVVMLAEREIIDRETAGDVLAALADVEDAGHDALPDGEDVHEAIESAVIERVGPDGGKMHTARSRNDEVAACIRYRLREDILDLIETVVGAREQLIEVARAEDGTVMPGYTHLQPAQPTTVAHWVLSYEQALQRDTGRLLDAYERVNQNPLGSAAFAGTPFDVDRERTAALLGFDSVAENSMDASATRDFLVETTSAVATLATTLSGLAEDVVVMASKGHVALDDDYASTSSIMPQKKNPDTLELVRGRTGDAVAGLNGLLTNLKGQPRAYNRDLQRAGRHAWDAIDSVTESVEVAAGAVATADWPAETLEVAATDGFATATGVADLLAMAGVPFRTAHEVVAEAAAGLGPEEDAPDYEALSGLAEDVLGEPLSTYVDRDALEAALDPTESVAMRDSRGGPAPDAVAEQVSVAVDALAADREVLADRRQAVSQAADRRQTEVDRYV
- a CDS encoding argininosuccinate synthase, with the translated sequence MPEGNGTVALAFSGGLDTTVCVSLLKEEYGYDEVIGVTVDVGQPDYEFEEAEETAEALGVEQHVVDATEEFADLCMEAVKANADYQGYPLGTALARPVIAKAILSVAEDEGCSAVAHGCTGKGNDQLRFESVWRDSDLDVIAPVRELGLTREWENEYAAEKGLPVEGGDGGRYSIDTNLWSRSIEGSELEDPSTIPADDIYKWTDNPSDKDAELVEVEFEDGVPVAVDGEELGGVELIEQLNKQAGAHGIGRTDMMEDRMLGLKVRENYEHPAATVLLTAHEALEGLVLTQEERQFKAQVDQEWSQKAYQGLVDAPLTGALEAFIDDTNERVTGTVTVKLEGGHCRPVSRESDYAVYSESAASFNEEDVSGGITQQDATGVAKYHGFQSRLANKILDDAKKGAAVTDGSGDHAASEDTEE
- a CDS encoding helix-turn-helix transcriptional regulator, whose translation is MGRSAGTLVVVFVAVALLVPTATGAGFGSLGQQSVDADVVVMTADVGPDGAADWTVAYRIRLDDDNATQAFEDLRADIQANPAAYTDRFESRMQRTAGAAENATGREMAIENVTVSAREDTFGQTYGVITYRFQWTNFAGVSGDRLEIGDALSGLFLDSETSLTVRWPAGYQADSVAPQVDERKNDSVTWRGQQTFGESEPRVVVTSGDSAGGDSGSNGLLVGGLLALVGIAAGAYALRRYGVLGGGELAEPPASMVESDDSNTEAPAGTDADAGAPPAELLSNEEQVLQLLDSNGGRLKQQQVAGELDWTDAKTSQVIGGLRDEDKVETFRIGRENVVTLPDTDVTGGNGGEGDGTDSDGETQ
- a CDS encoding DUF7554 family protein; its protein translation is MDRAKLDVDTLLKIVLVLIVVWLVLEIIGGVLGLLGWLLGPLQPILGVVLVVLIVLWLLDRL